The Candidatus Methanoperedens sp. genome has a segment encoding these proteins:
- a CDS encoding ATP-dependent DNA helicase, producing the protein MKKDYLHYFPKSSYYPNQLEAMDAIHEALIKKQVALFEGACGTGKTLSALTPALHIAKTEKKTVVIATNVHQQMAQFIEEAREIKKQTDIKVIVLKGKMLMCPKPNMDYDTCSLLRDNTYKLIEQEKDFGQLKTEIKSVKDKLKRVKDSGLIELQRELSIEFDKEERHLHEQRKNSCDMLLELLKGDNEEFRTWLFSGVRTPEEVAEWALSHKACGYELLKRFMKEADLLICNYHHFLDEDIRTNVLGWMDKSLADIIAIFDEAHNIESAARSHSSMKLSELTINRALDEVEANRDTLPSQEVETFLRVFLDTLKSTYNYILDKKFGERERIGKEWHDLRISDPEERMDMFRARLLRALDGAGIKKTEETIEHIRSFGATIDAFYEKQFMEGKSPVKKISSSLATAGFLSNYFKFSNDMGYYPVLGVRRLNNEIYGRLELFTCIPKNVTAPLFNSLHAAVLMSATLAPFATIKTTLGIARETSELAFGLCFPRERRQTIAVSVPPLFAKDRDMPQTKELVTKVLGDIIEQSDGNVLIFFPSFNEALLYKSRLKCSVPVFLDEVGVSAQTIRDEFFRIGENGKKAVLISYMWGTLTEGVDYKNGRGRTVVIVGVGYPALSDRTRAIEAAYEAEFGHGWDYAIEIPTIRKVRQALGRVVRSPQDFGVRVLLDGRYTSSSAKKLGKYSVFNIFPETEREEIIDVKPENVKYSLMNFFNDIKKNNAKN; encoded by the coding sequence ATGAAAAAGGACTACCTGCACTACTTTCCGAAGAGCTCATACTATCCAAACCAACTGGAAGCGATGGATGCCATACACGAGGCTTTAATAAAGAAACAGGTCGCATTGTTTGAAGGAGCGTGCGGTACAGGGAAGACGCTGAGCGCGCTTACACCAGCCCTTCATATTGCGAAAACAGAGAAAAAGACCGTGGTTATCGCCACCAACGTCCACCAGCAGATGGCTCAGTTCATAGAAGAGGCAAGGGAAATAAAAAAACAAACCGATATTAAAGTGATAGTGCTCAAAGGTAAAATGCTGATGTGCCCGAAGCCGAATATGGATTACGACACATGCAGTTTGCTTCGGGATAATACGTATAAACTGATCGAGCAGGAGAAAGACTTCGGGCAATTGAAAACCGAAATAAAATCCGTCAAGGACAAACTGAAGCGAGTCAAAGATTCGGGGTTAATCGAACTTCAAAGGGAACTCAGTATTGAGTTCGATAAAGAAGAGCGGCATCTCCATGAGCAGAGGAAAAATTCATGCGATATGCTGCTTGAACTGCTAAAGGGCGACAATGAAGAGTTCCGTACATGGCTTTTTTCCGGTGTGCGCACTCCGGAAGAAGTCGCTGAGTGGGCATTATCACATAAAGCTTGCGGGTACGAATTACTTAAAAGGTTTATGAAAGAAGCCGACCTTTTGATATGCAATTATCATCATTTTCTTGATGAGGATATCCGCACCAATGTGCTGGGGTGGATGGATAAAAGCCTGGCGGATATTATTGCAATTTTTGATGAAGCCCATAATATTGAATCCGCAGCGCGCTCTCATTCGTCCATGAAACTTTCAGAACTTACCATAAACAGGGCGCTCGATGAGGTTGAAGCGAACAGGGACACTCTCCCCTCGCAGGAAGTTGAAACGTTTTTGCGCGTCTTTCTTGATACCCTGAAATCGACATATAACTACATCCTCGATAAGAAATTCGGTGAACGGGAAAGGATTGGCAAGGAGTGGCACGACCTTCGAATATCAGACCCAGAAGAAAGGATGGATATGTTCAGGGCTCGACTTCTGCGGGCATTGGACGGAGCAGGGATTAAGAAAACCGAGGAGACAATAGAACATATACGGAGTTTCGGGGCGACTATTGATGCGTTTTACGAGAAGCAATTCATGGAAGGAAAAAGCCCCGTCAAAAAAATATCCAGCAGCCTTGCTACAGCAGGTTTCCTTTCGAATTACTTTAAATTTTCAAACGATATGGGATATTACCCTGTTCTGGGTGTGCGGCGCCTGAACAATGAAATTTACGGACGGCTTGAATTATTCACCTGCATCCCAAAAAACGTAACTGCGCCGCTATTTAATTCTCTCCATGCAGCAGTATTAATGTCAGCCACGCTTGCGCCGTTTGCGACCATCAAGACCACTCTTGGCATAGCGCGCGAAACCAGTGAACTGGCGTTTGGTCTGTGCTTTCCAAGAGAAAGACGACAGACCATTGCAGTCTCGGTTCCGCCTCTTTTTGCCAAGGACAGGGATATGCCACAGACAAAGGAGCTTGTCACCAAAGTTCTGGGCGATATAATTGAGCAGTCGGATGGCAATGTGCTCATATTTTTTCCGAGCTTCAATGAGGCTCTGCTGTACAAAAGCAGGCTTAAATGCAGTGTTCCCGTTTTCCTCGACGAGGTTGGCGTTTCGGCGCAGACCATCAGGGATGAGTTCTTCAGGATAGGGGAAAATGGCAAAAAGGCTGTGCTCATATCATATATGTGGGGAACCCTCACCGAAGGTGTGGACTATAAGAATGGAAGGGGGAGAACCGTGGTTATCGTGGGCGTGGGATATCCGGCTTTGAGCGATAGGACGAGGGCAATCGAGGCTGCGTACGAGGCAGAGTTCGGGCACGGCTGGGATTATGCGATTGAGATCCCCACAATTAGAAAAGTACGGCAGGCGCTCGGCAGGGTGGTGCGTTCACCTCAGGACTTTGGTGTCAGAGTGCTGCTTGACGGGCGATACACCTCTTCATCGGCTAAGAAACTGGGGAAATATTCCGTATTCAATATCTTTCCGGAAACAGAACGGGAAGAGATAATCGATGTCAAGCCCGAAAACGTGAAGTATTCTCTTATGAATTTTTTTAATGATATCAAGAAAAATAATGCAAAAAATTAA
- a CDS encoding nucleotidyltransferase domain-containing protein, protein MPRTRLRDFIITHDDWIFAVADYCHEKGVRSILRYVPDAMGERGKHKKYRKLDFDAAFEFMKAARPEWVSDVHIVPWDCVRQVLAPSSGLALVAAENSKVRAIVSTLSSIPPDKMGVTGSLLAGLENESSDIDFIVYGRSWFKARDIIARAKKEKNPIAEISDQMWHEIYKKRKPELSFDEFLTHEKRKGNRGMVGETYFDLLYVRDWEEIAPCLRGVDAGARTIEAVVTNADFSFDSPAIYKIRHPDISYVLSYTHTYVGSRPLRAPPKPRRRRRKSSRTPKQPPVLILGRRRTPAREFAGRVALQSSRNRNPNCETKNTG, encoded by the coding sequence ATGCCAAGAACCCGCCTCCGGGATTTTATAATTACACACGATGACTGGATATTTGCAGTGGCAGACTACTGCCATGAAAAGGGAGTACGCTCGATTCTCAGGTACGTGCCTGATGCCATGGGTGAAAGGGGGAAACATAAAAAATACCGCAAACTGGATTTTGATGCTGCATTTGAGTTTATGAAAGCAGCGCGCCCTGAATGGGTGAGCGACGTCCATATAGTTCCGTGGGATTGTGTCAGGCAGGTACTTGCGCCCAGCAGTGGGCTGGCGCTGGTGGCAGCGGAAAACAGCAAAGTCAGGGCTATTGTGAGCACACTTAGCTCTATCCCGCCTGATAAAATGGGAGTTACGGGGTCGCTTCTTGCAGGTCTGGAAAACGAGTCGTCGGACATTGATTTCATTGTGTATGGACGTTCATGGTTCAAAGCCAGGGATATTATTGCGCGTGCAAAGAAGGAAAAAAATCCCATAGCAGAGATAAGCGACCAGATGTGGCATGAAATCTATAAGAAACGCAAGCCTGAGCTATCTTTCGATGAATTCCTGACTCATGAAAAGAGGAAGGGGAACAGGGGCATGGTGGGAGAAACATATTTTGACCTCCTGTACGTGCGGGACTGGGAGGAGATTGCCCCATGTCTTCGTGGAGTTGATGCCGGCGCCCGGACAATCGAGGCAGTTGTGACAAACGCGGATTTTTCATTCGACAGCCCAGCAATTTATAAAATCCGGCATCCTGATATAAGCTACGTGCTTTCCTATACCCATACTTACGTGGGGTCGCGGCCGCTCCGGGCGCCGCCGAAGCCGCGGCGCCGGCGAAGAAAAAGTAGCCGGACGCCGAAACAGCCGCCGGTACTCATACTAGGACGGCGGCGGACTCCGGCTCGCGAATTCGCGGGCCGCGTCGCGCTGCAATCATCGCGAAACAGAAATCCAAATTGTGAAACAAAAAATACAGGATGA
- a CDS encoding formylmethanofuran dehydrogenase subunit A has protein sequence MELLIKNGAVYDPINGIAGDKTDISIKDGKIVEKVSSSASVIDAGGRLVMPGGVDAHSHIAGAKVNLGRLMRPEDSRIGLKPRTKVTRVYSGYTVPNVYAMGYRYAQMGYTTVFEAAQAIMKARHTHEELEEIPIIDKGALTLFGSNWPTMDYVREKNLDKLAAYVAWGLLASRGFGVKVVNPGGGEMWGFGKNVTSLDDVVPNFDVTPAQIIVSLMKANEMLGLPHSVHLHCNNLGKPGNYKTTLASMELAKQVKPSKERQVLHVTHLTFNAWGGTNWGDFESKADEIANYLNNSENVTTDMGQLIFGSATTMTADGPVQYANAKLLHAKWGNGDVELEDASGVVPIFYARQISIHAIMWAIGLELALLTKDPYKVLLTTDHPNGGPFVNYPEVIALLMSNKKRQEEIKTLHEAVHKRTKIPGITRELDFNDIAIMTRGGPAKVLGLLESKGHLGVGADADVSIYDILPDQIDPSVEHARIKSAFSSAAYTLKGGEVVVKDGQVVATPMGRTFWVNASVPEQYMNEVMKDMEMKFRNYYSIQLANYMVQDAYVTHPRVVRAGVAPVMAEVE, from the coding sequence ATGGAACTTCTAATAAAGAACGGTGCTGTTTACGACCCGATTAATGGTATTGCAGGCGACAAGACCGATATCTCAATTAAAGACGGGAAAATCGTGGAAAAAGTGAGCAGCAGTGCTTCAGTAATCGATGCGGGCGGAAGGCTTGTCATGCCCGGGGGTGTTGATGCCCACTCTCATATAGCAGGCGCAAAAGTGAATCTGGGCAGGCTGATGCGCCCCGAGGATTCACGAATAGGATTAAAACCCAGAACAAAAGTAACCAGGGTATATTCGGGATATACAGTTCCGAATGTCTATGCCATGGGATACCGCTATGCTCAGATGGGCTATACCACGGTTTTCGAGGCTGCGCAGGCAATCATGAAGGCGCGCCATACCCATGAGGAGCTGGAGGAGATCCCCATAATAGACAAAGGCGCGCTCACGCTGTTCGGGAGCAACTGGCCTACAATGGATTACGTTCGCGAGAAGAACCTTGACAAACTTGCAGCATATGTGGCATGGGGACTGCTTGCCTCCAGAGGCTTCGGTGTAAAGGTTGTGAATCCAGGCGGAGGAGAGATGTGGGGCTTTGGAAAGAACGTCACAAGCCTTGATGATGTAGTCCCGAATTTTGACGTCACGCCAGCACAGATAATCGTGTCGTTGATGAAAGCCAACGAGATGCTGGGGCTGCCGCATTCCGTGCACCTTCACTGCAACAATCTGGGAAAGCCGGGCAATTATAAGACCACGCTTGCGAGCATGGAACTGGCGAAGCAGGTCAAGCCCAGCAAGGAAAGGCAGGTGCTGCACGTCACGCATCTCACATTCAATGCATGGGGCGGAACGAATTGGGGCGACTTTGAATCCAAAGCAGATGAGATTGCGAATTACCTCAATAACAGTGAGAACGTGACAACCGATATGGGTCAGCTTATCTTCGGCAGCGCAACGACCATGACTGCCGACGGTCCTGTGCAGTATGCCAATGCAAAATTGCTGCATGCCAAGTGGGGCAACGGCGATGTAGAGCTTGAGGACGCCTCGGGTGTTGTTCCCATCTTTTATGCCAGGCAAATCTCCATTCATGCCATCATGTGGGCGATAGGGCTTGAACTTGCGCTGCTCACGAAAGACCCGTATAAGGTCTTATTAACCACTGACCATCCAAACGGCGGACCATTCGTGAACTATCCCGAGGTCATAGCCCTTCTCATGAGCAATAAGAAACGGCAGGAAGAAATAAAGACCCTTCACGAGGCGGTTCATAAAAGGACAAAAATACCCGGGATTACGCGGGAGCTTGACTTCAACGACATAGCGATAATGACAAGGGGAGGTCCGGCAAAAGTGCTCGGGCTTCTTGAATCAAAAGGGCATCTCGGAGTTGGCGCGGACGCAGATGTTTCCATATACGACATTTTACCCGACCAGATAGACCCGTCAGTGGAGCACGCAAGGATAAAGAGCGCTTTCTCATCAGCAGCCTATACGCTCAAGGGCGGTGAGGTTGTGGTGAAAGATGGGCAGGTTGTGGCTACACCCATGGGCAGGACTTTCTGGGTAAATGCCTCTGTGCCTGAGCAGTACATGAATGAAGTTATGAAGGATATGGAAATGAAATTCCGAAATTACTACTCCATACAACTTGCAAATTATATGGTACAGGATGCATATGTCACGCATCCGAGAGTGGTCAGGGCTGGTGTCGCCCCTGTGATGGCGGAGGTGGAGTGA
- a CDS encoding DUF356 domain-containing protein, translating into MDSAKKQGETMNSMAVVRADDVSKVKIALCDLVRYGHMTFADSARKLEPTFADNILVHIMKSPLRASCSAAAIVPLEDQASIAIGRLRKIHPPAHVIIVSPRHEIYHELVNYVDILPEIDLMLEPWAEPEQVLQAAEAQV; encoded by the coding sequence ATGGATAGTGCTAAAAAACAGGGGGAAACTATGAATTCAATGGCTGTGGTGAGAGCTGATGACGTATCAAAAGTTAAAATAGCTCTCTGCGATCTGGTGAGATACGGACATATGACTTTTGCAGATAGTGCAAGAAAACTGGAACCCACTTTTGCAGATAATATTCTCGTACACATAATGAAAAGCCCGCTCAGGGCAAGCTGTTCGGCTGCGGCCATAGTGCCGCTTGAGGATCAGGCAAGCATTGCAATCGGGAGGCTTAGGAAAATCCATCCGCCTGCCCATGTGATTATCGTAAGCCCAAGGCATGAAATATACCACGAACTGGTTAACTATGTGGACATATTGCCTGAGATAGACCTGATGCTTGAGCCCTGGGCTGAGCCTGAGCAGGTTCTGCAGGCAGCCGAAGCCCAGGTTTAA
- a CDS encoding TRAM domain-containing protein — MKEFQERIAPVKAGETYDVSIDDLAKEGDGIARIEGFVIFVPATKVGDKVKIKVNKVMRKFAIAEKVEA, encoded by the coding sequence GTGAAAGAATTTCAGGAAAGAATTGCTCCGGTAAAAGCCGGGGAAACGTATGATGTATCGATAGACGACCTAGCAAAAGAAGGCGACGGTATCGCCAGGATAGAGGGCTTTGTTATCTTTGTGCCTGCAACAAAAGTAGGCGATAAGGTCAAGATCAAGGTAAACAAAGTAATGCGGAAATTCGCAATCGCCGAGAAAGTAGAAGCCTAA
- a CDS encoding formylmethanofuran dehydrogenase subunit B — MKVITDALCPFCGCLCDDITVVVEDNKIIEAKHACMLGSAKILGHCRLGGTNIETHHTIKEPMTRADKNANFREVSYDEAINEAAGILAKSKRPLLYGWASASCEVHKKGLLLAEELGAIVDNTASVCHGPTGLATHEKGAPSATLGQIKNRADVIVFWGCNPVQAHPRHMGRYSTFARGFFSEKGRKGRKIIVVDVRKTDTAKMADEYVEVQQGSDYLVLSALRAILSGHADVVPETVGGVSKASLVKVVETLKTANFGAIFFGMGLTQSKSRYKNIDNAVSLTFELNSFTKYVIMPMRGHYNVTGFNQVCTWETGFTTAVDFSRGIPYYNPGETAANDVLYRNEVDAAMIIAADAAAHFPANSVRQLAKVPLVQIDPHWSATTEIANVVIPTAICGIEVEGTAYRMDGVSLRLRKMIEPTHMTDEEVLERITQRVRELRGE; from the coding sequence ATGAAAGTAATAACCGACGCGCTCTGCCCTTTTTGCGGCTGTCTGTGCGATGACATCACAGTGGTTGTAGAGGATAACAAGATAATTGAAGCAAAACATGCCTGCATGCTGGGCTCTGCAAAAATACTGGGGCACTGCAGGCTTGGCGGGACAAACATAGAGACGCACCACACCATAAAAGAACCCATGACCAGAGCAGATAAAAATGCGAATTTCAGGGAAGTATCCTATGATGAAGCCATCAACGAAGCGGCAGGGATACTTGCCAAATCAAAGAGACCTCTTCTGTACGGCTGGGCTTCTGCATCATGCGAAGTCCATAAAAAAGGCCTCCTTTTAGCCGAAGAACTTGGTGCGATAGTAGACAATACAGCATCTGTATGCCACGGTCCAACAGGGCTTGCGACCCATGAAAAGGGCGCCCCGTCTGCCACACTGGGACAGATAAAGAACCGCGCTGATGTTATCGTGTTCTGGGGCTGCAATCCTGTGCAGGCACATCCAAGGCACATGGGACGTTATTCGACTTTTGCACGGGGATTTTTTTCGGAAAAGGGAAGAAAGGGACGCAAGATTATCGTAGTGGATGTACGGAAGACCGACACTGCAAAAATGGCTGATGAATATGTGGAAGTACAGCAGGGCAGTGATTATCTGGTTCTATCGGCGCTGCGCGCCATACTTTCAGGACATGCTGATGTCGTGCCTGAGACTGTGGGCGGCGTTTCGAAGGCTTCACTTGTAAAGGTTGTGGAGACATTAAAGACAGCCAATTTCGGTGCGATATTTTTCGGCATGGGACTCACCCAGAGCAAATCCAGGTATAAGAACATCGACAATGCCGTTTCGCTGACCTTTGAATTGAACTCGTTTACAAAATATGTAATCATGCCCATGCGCGGGCACTACAACGTGACGGGTTTCAACCAGGTGTGCACATGGGAAACGGGTTTCACAACGGCAGTGGATTTTTCGCGCGGGATACCCTATTATAATCCAGGCGAGACAGCAGCCAATGACGTGCTTTACAGGAATGAAGTGGATGCCGCGATGATTATAGCTGCCGACGCTGCTGCGCATTTCCCTGCAAATTCGGTGCGCCAGCTTGCAAAGGTACCTTTAGTTCAGATCGACCCCCACTGGAGCGCCACAACAGAGATAGCCAATGTGGTTATACCCACAGCCATCTGCGGTATTGAAGTGGAAGGAACAGCGTACAGGATGGACGGCGTTTCCTTGCGCCTTCGAAAGATGATAGAACCAACGCATATGACAGATGAAGAGGTGCTGGAAAGAATAACCCAGCGTGTAAGAGAGCTGCGGGGTGAGTGA
- a CDS encoding GatB/YqeY domain-containing protein, with translation MKQKIQDDLKAAMKSGDKLRTMTLRGVMTEISRLEKAEKRAPNTEATTDEILQIFKRERAKREESLEFARKAARVDLIEQNEIEARILESYLPATASPDQVRAEIAAAMAGGASQMGAIMKALREKFGASLDGKTASELAKEALAKK, from the coding sequence GTGAAACAAAAAATACAGGATGATTTGAAGGCCGCGATGAAAAGCGGCGACAAGCTGCGCACGATGACGCTGCGCGGAGTGATGACGGAGATTTCGAGGCTCGAAAAAGCCGAGAAGCGGGCGCCCAACACCGAAGCGACCACGGACGAGATTCTGCAAATCTTCAAACGCGAACGGGCCAAGCGCGAAGAGTCGCTGGAGTTCGCGCGCAAGGCGGCGCGCGTCGATTTGATCGAGCAGAATGAGATCGAAGCGAGGATTCTCGAGTCGTATTTGCCCGCGACGGCATCGCCCGATCAAGTGCGTGCCGAAATTGCGGCGGCGATGGCGGGTGGCGCGTCTCAGATGGGCGCTATCATGAAGGCCCTGCGCGAAAAGTTCGGCGCCAGCCTGGACGGCAAGACAGCCAGCGAACTCGCGAAGGAAGCGCTCGCGAAGAAATA
- a CDS encoding formylmethanofuran dehydrogenase subunit C, with protein sequence MQEVFLKPKAEFKISVEAENISPDKFAGRTEKEIQSLEAWMGNHKTTLGELFSVNVNGTGAAADTKIIMEGDFSRVKRIGEGMTAGLVTIKGNVDMHLGSKMSGGKISVAGNADSWAGREMKGGEIIIEGNAGYYLGAGYRGETCGMRGGKITVSGNALDFLGEHMCGGEIVVKGNAGILPGLSNNGGKIVIEGSTSRPGSEMAKGTIIAGRVEEMMPVFKLEGTEALDGVMYRKYVGDVIVNGKGMLYVKE encoded by the coding sequence ATGCAGGAAGTTTTTTTAAAGCCGAAGGCGGAATTTAAGATTTCAGTCGAGGCTGAGAACATTTCTCCTGACAAGTTCGCAGGCAGGACGGAAAAAGAGATACAATCCCTGGAAGCCTGGATGGGAAATCATAAAACCACGCTCGGAGAGCTGTTCTCGGTTAATGTGAATGGAACAGGAGCGGCAGCAGATACAAAAATAATTATGGAAGGTGACTTCTCGCGCGTCAAAAGAATCGGAGAAGGTATGACAGCGGGTCTCGTCACGATCAAAGGCAATGTTGATATGCATCTTGGCTCGAAGATGAGCGGCGGTAAAATATCAGTGGCGGGAAATGCAGACTCATGGGCTGGCAGGGAGATGAAAGGCGGGGAAATCATAATCGAAGGAAATGCAGGCTACTACCTCGGAGCAGGATACCGGGGCGAGACGTGCGGTATGCGCGGAGGCAAAATCACGGTTTCAGGAAATGCCCTTGACTTTCTTGGGGAACATATGTGCGGGGGTGAAATTGTTGTGAAAGGTAATGCAGGAATACTCCCGGGATTGAGCAACAACGGGGGAAAAATCGTAATCGAGGGCAGCACCTCCCGACCGGGAAGCGAGATGGCAAAAGGCACAATAATTGCCGGCAGGGTGGAGGAAATGATGCCTGTGTTCAAGCTTGAAGGAACGGAAGCTTTGGACGGAGTTATGTACAGGAAATACGTGGGCGACGTAATAGTAAATGGAAAAGGCATGCTGTATGTGAAGGAATGA
- a CDS encoding tRNA CCA-pyrophosphorylase, which produces MTLKVTLITGRTISQGVNLENKTSSDYMEATASCELNSKDIELLGKPKYVRVKTEYGEVIVKLKENDANPDSIAFIPMGPWANAVVDPDTKGCGMPGFKGIPAEIEATEDKVLLLKELMARYK; this is translated from the coding sequence ATGACATTAAAAGTAACCTTGATAACAGGAAGAACAATCAGCCAGGGAGTAAATCTTGAAAACAAGACCTCTTCTGATTATATGGAAGCAACCGCTTCCTGTGAATTGAATTCAAAGGATATAGAGCTCTTGGGTAAACCAAAGTATGTGAGGGTTAAAACGGAATACGGGGAAGTGATTGTGAAGTTAAAAGAGAACGACGCCAATCCGGACAGCATCGCATTCATCCCGATGGGCCCATGGGCAAATGCTGTTGTCGACCCCGACACCAAAGGCTGCGGGATGCCAGGATTCAAAGGAATCCCTGCTGAAATCGAAGCTACGGAGGATAAAGTACTGTTATTGAAAGAACTGATGGCGAGGTATAAGTAA